A window of Puntigrus tetrazona isolate hp1 chromosome 11, ASM1883169v1, whole genome shotgun sequence contains these coding sequences:
- the LOC122353611 gene encoding taste receptor type 1 member 3: MDKEWTLLVLCGILGSGLSTNPSWFKNISTDLFKSPGDVMIGGLFPINDLTSDLSKRVKPDDLECNSISTYGLSLALAMKFSLDEINSKENLLPGITLGFESYDTCMQPAVVMRPVLQLLTKESTEELDVTCNYTDYKTRVIAIIGPNNSELVPVVGKLIGFFLMPLISYGATSDMFSDKETFPSFMRTVPSDRWQVAAMVQLLKEFGWNWVSVVGSDDEYGQKGQQQFSSMANDESICVAYQGLIPVYSDPEQAVKEIINRIVDAKVGVVVVFSLPKPARDFFTEVIKRNMTGVWVASTAWALNDVVSTLPGINSIGTVLAFADITRPLELFTPYIRELFTKMEDMQVPQQPDTGISPLDNPCTRCSYLSQANVSMVEIKLVQRSAFSVYTAVYCVAHALHDLLGCNDTRCALNPKIDNVYPWQLLKSLQKVSVDLEGVNIKFDKEGNPSFGYDIMQWNFNDTTVRFDVIGYFYDNLTINKNNITWHTKNRKVPMSTCSSDCGIGQVRRVKGFHSCCFDCIDCKEGTFLNSSDDIQCKLCPSGQWSTLRSTSCVYPIYTYLDWSNYESVGLILGGILVLVSHVWVGALFFTHRGTPLVKTAGGPLTGLMLLSLAGECISLVLFLGQPGDIVCRLQEPLNAFFPTVALSVILTISLQIVCITEFPEKSSDHLEHIRGRGSLFVILGCCGLQAGLCGWYAQEAPSLTQYVASLEVTYVKTFLRCPVEPMLNFGLMLGFNVMLALVSFMATFMALKPPGQYNLARDITISTLSYCVMWVMFIPIYTSLNDKEKSIAQVGVSLLSNMGLVATYFFPKCQLLVKHPELNTDDHFRTFLEGVPPAPVEES; the protein is encoded by the exons ATGGATAAGGAGTGGACACTTCTGGTGCTCTGTGGCATTCTTGGGTCTGGATTGAGCACGAATCCATCATGGTTCAAAAATATCTCAACTGATCTCTTTAAATCGCCTGGAGATGTTATGATAGGAGGACTTTTCCCCATTAACGACCTGACCAGTGATCTGAGCAAGCGGGTGAAGCCTGACGATCTTGAGTGCAACAG CATTAGCACATATGGTTTGTCCCTCGCATTGGCAATGAAGTTCTCTTTGGATGAGATCAACTCGAAAGAGAATCTTCTCCCTGGAATCACGCTTGGATTTGAGAGTTATGACACCTGCATGCAACCAGCAGTTGTCATGAGGCCCGTCCTCCAGCTTCTCACAAAGGAATCAACAGAAGAACTGGATGTCACCTGTAACTACACTGACTACAAGACTCGTGTTATAGCTATCATAGGACCAAACAACTCAGAGCTGGTCCCAGTTGTTGGCAAGCTGATCGGGTTTTTCTTGATGCCACTG attAGCTATGGTGCCACCAGTGACATGTTCAGCGATAAAGAGACCTTCCCGTCCTTTATGCGCACAGTCCCTAGTGATCGCTGGCAGGTAGCAGCCATGGTGCAGCTTCTGAAAGAGTTTGGCTGGAACTGGGTGTCAGTAGTAGGCAGTGATGATGAATACGGACAGAAGGGTCAACAGCAGTTCTCCAGTATGGCCAATGATGAGTCCATCTGCGTGGCATATCAGGGTTTGATTCCTGTATACAGTGATCCTGAGCAAGCAGTGAAAGAGATTATCAATCGTATTGTGGATGCCAAAGTGGGAGTGGTGGTGGTCTTCTCTCTCCCCAAGCCAGCCAGAGACTTCTTCACAGAG GTAATCAAACGAAACATGACAGGCGTTTGGGTGGCAAGCACAGCATGGGCTCTGAACGATGTTGTATCCACCCTGCCTGGGATCAATTCGATAGGAACAGTGCTGGCGTTCGCGGACATCACCAGACCTCTTGAACTTTTTACTCCTTACATCCGTGAGCTCTTCACCAAAATGGAAGACATGCAAGTCCCCCAGCAGCCTGATACAGGAATCTCTCCTCTGGACAACCCTTGCACAAGATGCAGCTATTTAAGCCAAGCCAACGTGAGCATGGTAGAGATAAAACTCGTGCAGCGGTCAGCTTTCAGCGTGTATACTGCAGTCTACTGTGTGGCACATGCCCTGCATGACTTGCTCGGATGCAATGACACTCGCTGTGCTCTGAATCCCAAGATTGACAATGTTTATCCATGGCAG CTGCTAAAGAGTCTCCAGAAAGTTTCTGTAGATCTTGAAGGGGTGAATATTAAGTTTGATAAAGAGGGTAATCCGAGTTTTGGCTACGATATTATGCAATGGAACTTTAATGACACCACCGTGCGCTTCGACGTAATTGGATACTTTTATGATAACctcacaattaataaaaacaacataacatGGCACACAAAAAACAGAAAG GTGCCAATGTCCACTTGCTCCTCAGACTGTGGGATAGGACAAGTGCGCAGAGTTAAAGGTTTCCACTCTTGCTGTTTCGACTGCATCGACTGCAAGGAGGGAACGTTCCTGAATAGCTCAG ACGACATCCAGTGTAAATTATGTCCTTCTGGCCAGTGGTCCACCCTACGAAGCACAAGCTGTGTCTATCCAATCTATACCTACCTGGACTGGAGCAACTATGAGTCAGTCGGACTCATTTTAGGAGGAATTTTGGTGCTAGTATCACATGTATGGGTAGGAGCTCTGTTCTTCACGCACAGAGGAACTCCACTGGTGAAAACTGCAGGTGGACCCCTGACCGGCCTTATGCTCCTGAGCCTAGCGGGGGAGTGTATTAGTCTGGTGCTGTTCCTGGGTCAGCCAGGAGACATTGTGTGCCGTCTGCAAGAGCCACTAAACGCCTTTTTCCCCACCGTGGCACTTTCAGTCATTCTTACCATTTCGCTTCAG ATTGTGTGCATCACAGAATTCCCTGAAAAGTCTTCGGATCACCTGGAGCACATACGAGGACGGGGAAGCTTGTTTGTGATTCTGGGATGTTGCGGGCTCCAAGCGGGACTGTGTGGTTGGTACGCCCAAGAGGCTCCTTCTCTGACCCAATACGTGGCCAGTTTGGAGGTGACCTATGTGAAAACCTTTTTGCGTTGTCCAGTGGAGCCCATGTTAAACTTCGGCTTGATGCTTGGTTTTAATGTTATGCTGGCACTGGTGTCATTCATGGCCACATTCATGGCTCTCAAGCCTCCTGGACAATACAACCTGGCCAGAGACATCACCATTTCCACCCTGAGTTACTGTGTAATGTGGGTGATGTTCATCCCCATCTACACAAGTCTAAACGATAAAGAAAAGTCTATTGCTCAAGTAGGAGTCAGTTTGCTTAGTAATATGGGGTTGGTAGCAACCTATTTTTTCCCTAAATGCCAACTCTTAGTTAAACACCCTGAACTTAACACAGATGATCACTTCCGTACATTTTTAGAAGGGGTCCCACCAGCACCAGTTGAAGAAAGCTAG